Proteins encoded by one window of Macrobrachium rosenbergii isolate ZJJX-2024 chromosome 57, ASM4041242v1, whole genome shotgun sequence:
- the LOC136836993 gene encoding uncharacterized protein, whose protein sequence is MWELQPFDSFTSNERMLLTPTLPHPTSNSSIPSPYLPSPTPTFPHPTSHLQLQHSLTLPPTSNSNTPSPYLPPPTFPHPTSHLQLQHSLTLPPTPTLPHPTSNSNTPSPYLPTPTPTFPHRTSNHRSQRSLTLPPTSNSNIPSPYLPPPTPTLLHPTSHLQIRHSLTLPPTSNSNTPSPYLPPPAPTFPHPTSHLQLQNSLTLPPTSNSTLPHPTSNHQPQRSLTLPPTCHPYPPTPPLSGYHEMHVKWFHPYGDWNLFEASSFTGGVRGSWVLIVHPGGMDLSYLQAPNSCKFLA, encoded by the exons ATGTGGGAACTCCAACCATTTGATAGTTTTACCAGCAATGAAAGAATGCTTTTAACACCAACACTCCCTCACCCTACCTCCAACTCCAGCATTCCCTCACCCTACCTCCCATCTCCAACTCCAACATTCCCTCACCCTACCTCCCACCTCCAACTCCAACACTCCCTCACCCTACCTCCCACCTCCAACTCCAACACACCCTCACCCTACCTCCCACCTCCAACATTCCCTCACCCTACCTCCCACCTCCAACTCCAACACTCCCTCACCCTACCTCCAACTCCAACACTCCCTCACCCTACCTCCAACTCCAACACTCCCTCACCCTACCTCCCAACTCCAACTCCAACATTCCCTCACCGTACCTCCAACCACCGATCCCAACGCTCCCTCACCCTACCTCCTACCTCTAACTCCAACATTCCCTCACCCTACCTCCCACCTCCAACTCCAACACTCCTTCACCCTACCTCCCACCTCCAAATCCGACATTCCCTCACCCTACCTCCCACCTCTAACTCCAACACTCCCTCACCCTACCTCCCACCTCCAGCTCCAACATTCCCTCACCCTACCTCCCACCTCCAACTCCAAAACTCCCTCACCCTACCTCCCACCTCCAACTCAACACTCCCTCACCCTACCTCCAACCACCAACCCCAACGCTCCCTCACCCTACCTCCCACCTGCCACCCCTACCCCCCGACGCCCCCTCT CTCTGGTTACCATGAGATGCATGTGAAATGGTTCCACCCTTATGGGGATTGGAACCTCTTTGAGGCATCTTCTTTCACGGGTGGTGTTCGTGGTTCTTGGGTGTTAATTGTCCATCCAGGAGGGATGGATTTGTCGTACCTCCAAGCTCCCAACTCTTGCAAGTTCTTGGCATAA